The Anaerolineae bacterium DNA window CTGCACCTGCCCGCCCGCATCCTGGCCCATCGGGAGCAGGTGAAAGCCTGGTTGGGGGAAGGGGGGGACAGCCTGACCCTCACAGAGGGCACCGAACCCCAGGGCACGGCCCAAGCCCCTCAGTCCCGCCAGGAGGAGGCCGGGGGCAGCACCTCACTCCAGGGTTCGGTGCCGTCCCCTCAGGTCTTCCGTCAAGGCGAGGGCGAGGCCCTGTTCGCCCCGCTGCCTCCGGTCCGGGTGGCGGATATGCGCGCCGAACTGCGGGCAGGGCACACGGGCATTTTCAGCCGCCCGCTCCTGGAGGCCCTGGACGAGACCCTGCGGCGGGGTGAGCAGGCCATCCTCTTCCTCAATCGCCGGGGGATGGCCACCTATGTGTTCTGCCGCGATTGCGGTCATGTGCTTCAATGCCCCCGCTGCGAGATCCCGCTGACCTATCACCGGCACCAGGGGCGCTTGGTGTGCCACCATTGCGGCTACACGCGCCGGATGCCCCAGACCTGCCCCGTCTGCGGGGGGGAGCGCATTCGCGCCTACGGCGCGGGCACCGAGCGGGTGGAAGCCGAAGTGCGGCGTTACTTCCCCCAGGCGCGCCCCCTGCGTTGGGATGCCGAGAGTGTGCGCGGCAAGGCCGGGCACGAGGTCATCCTCAGCCACTTCGTCCATCGCCGCGCCGATGTGCTTATCGGCACCCAGATGCTGGCCAAGGGGCTGGATTTGCCTTTTGTGACCTTGGTGGGGGTGGTGCTGGCCGATGTGGGGCTGACCCTGCCCGACTACCGGGCCGCCGAGCGCACCTTTCAGGTGCTGACCCAGGTGGCCGGACGGGCCGGGCGCAGCCCTCTGGGCGGGCGGGTGATTTTGCAGACCTACCGGCCGGAGCATTATGTCATCCAGGCAGCGGCGCGGCACGATGTGGCCGGTTTCTATGCCACCGAGTTGGCTTACCGCCGGCGTTTGGGGTATCCCCCTTTCGCCCGCTTGGTGCGCCTGTTGGTGCGCCACCGAGATAACGAGACGGCCCGCCGTCAGGCCGAGGCCCTGGCCCAACGGCTGCGCCAGCGGATGCAGCGGGAGGGCTTCCGCGCCACGCAGATGATCGGGCCGGCGCCCTGCTTCTTCGCCCGCGAGGCGGGGCTGTACCGCTGGCACATCATCCTCCGCGGCCCCGACCCCACCCCCCTGCTGCGCGGGATGCGTTTGCCTGCGGAGTGGGAGGTGGAGGTGTCCCCGCCGAGCCTGCTGTGACAGCCCGCGTGGGCTGGCCGGGGAAGCCTCAAAGGGAGGAGGAGGGGAGGTCCAGCAGCCCTTCCCGGTAGCGCGTGGCGAATAGCCCTGGCGTGCCGCCGGTGTGCCAGAAAAGCACCGTGCTGCCGGGCGGAAACACGCCCCGCCGGGCCAGGTCCAGCAATCCGCCGGCCGCCCGCCCGGTATAAACCGGATCGAGCAGCAGGCCCTCAAGGTGGGCGAAGGTGTGGATGGCCTCCGCTTCGTGCGCCGTGAGCACCCCATAGCCGGGGGCGGCGTAGGTGTCTTCGACCCACACCTCGTCGGCGGTGATGGGCTGGGGTGTGCCGAGCAGTGTGCACACTTCGCTGGCTAAGTCGGCCACCCGTTGGCGCAACACGGCGGCTGGCTCGTCCACGCTGATCCCCAGAATGCGCCCGGTGTAGCCCAACAGCCGCGCCCCGGCCACCAGCCCGGCCTGGGTGCCGCCGGAAGACGAAGCCAGGACGATGAAGTCCGGCCTCACGCCCTGGGCAAGCAACTCCTCTAAGGCGTAGGCGTAGGCGGCGGCACCGGTAGGGCTGGACCCACCATAGGGGATGAGGAAGGGGCGCTCCCCGGCCGCCTGAGCCGCCTCGAAAGCCGTCCGCAGGTCGGCATTGCGGCGCTCACGGGTGGTCCAGACTACCTCGGCGCCCAGCAGGCGGTCGAGGAGCAGATTGCCGCTGGCTGGCTCCGGGCCTCCGGCCAGCACTAAGGTGCAGGCCAGCCCCAGTCGCGCGGCGGCCGCGGCGGTCTGGCGGCAGTGGTTCGACTGCACCGCACCGGTGGTCAGCAGGCGTGTGGCTCCTTCGGCCTGCGCCTGGGCGACCAGCAATTCCAGTTTGCGCGTTTTGTTGCCGCCGAAGGCCAGGCCGGTTTGGTCGTCGCGCTTGACCAGCAGGGTCAGGCCCAGTTGATCGCTCAACCGGACCAACGGCTCCACCGGCGTAGGTAGGTGGGCCAGGGGCACGCGAGGGAGAGGAGGCAAAAAGGTCATGGGTCCCTCTTCTGAAGGAAACGGGATGACATCACCCAAAGGTAAAGCATCAGCACCATCGTGGCGCCAAGGCTCTCGCCGAAGAACCATATTTGGGGCATGTTGTCGGCAACCAGCGGCACCGGGGGCGAATTGGACGATCCAGGATGGAGGGTAGCGCCCAGGTACCTAAAAAGATCGCCCCGGGTAATCCCCCCGCGGCCCGCCGTCTCTTTAAAGAGGGGGCGGCGGCCAGGGAAAGGGCCAGGATGAGCAATGCGCACGCCACCAGCGGGCTTACCCAGGCAAACGCGCCCACCCAGGGTACCCTAGCCCCCGATCCCCATCCTCCATTGGTGTGCACGATCCATTGGTCATACTGCCACCAGGGCAGAAGGGCTAAAATCAGCAGCGCCTGATAGGTCAAAGTCACTTTATCTTGTCGGTTTATCATCAGGCATCCACGCCAGGAGAGCATGGCGAACCGCTGCAAAGGATTCACCGCACATGGAACCTCACACATGGAACCCCTTGGCGCCTCACCCACCCATAGTATAATCCCCTTTGATGCTTAACGCCACGCTTGTCGCCTTAGACCTGGAGACTACCGGCCTGGACGCGGACAAAGACACCGTGCTGGAGATCGGCGCGGTGCGTTTTCGTGGCCCGCGTATTGAGGCCGAATTTCACACCCTGGTACACCCCCAACGGCCCATCCCCTCTTTCGTCACCAAACTGACGGGCATCACCCAGGCCATGGTGGCCCAGGCTCCCACGCTGGACGAGGTGCTGGACGACCTGGCCGAGTTCGTCGGCGACGCGCCGGTGGTCGGCCATAATTTGGGATTTGACCTGAGTTTTCTTCGTCCCCATGACCTGCTCCGCGACAATCCGGTCATTGACACTTACGAGTTAGC harbors:
- the priA gene encoding primosomal protein N', giving the protein LAVPPAEAQARREAVAPARFPQALARRQAVLDALLRAGDPLDAAWLYAETGATLADLKALEKQGLIRLGEAPRWRDPLADAVPPLPATPPPLTTAQQAAWEPIRAALRAAAQGHPPAKPFLLHGVTGSGKTEIYLRAVAETLAQGRQAVVLVPEIALTPQTVQRFLARFAGRVGVLHSRLSDGERYDTWRRVRRGEVEVLIGPRSALFAPFPNLGLIVVDECHDEAYYQGDKPPHYHARWVAQEYARLTGAVCLLGSATPEVTTYYRARRSELTYLHLPARILAHREQVKAWLGEGGDSLTLTEGTEPQGTAQAPQSRQEEAGGSTSLQGSVPSPQVFRQGEGEALFAPLPPVRVADMRAELRAGHTGIFSRPLLEALDETLRRGEQAILFLNRRGMATYVFCRDCGHVLQCPRCEIPLTYHRHQGRLVCHHCGYTRRMPQTCPVCGGERIRAYGAGTERVEAEVRRYFPQARPLRWDAESVRGKAGHEVILSHFVHRRADVLIGTQMLAKGLDLPFVTLVGVVLADVGLTLPDYRAAERTFQVLTQVAGRAGRSPLGGRVILQTYRPEHYVIQAAARHDVAGFYATELAYRRRLGYPPFARLVRLLVRHRDNETARRQAEALAQRLRQRMQREGFRATQMIGPAPCFFAREAGLYRWHIILRGPDPTPLLRGMRLPAEWEVEVSPPSLL
- a CDS encoding D-cysteine desulfhydrase family protein, which translates into the protein MTFLPPLPRVPLAHLPTPVEPLVRLSDQLGLTLLVKRDDQTGLAFGGNKTRKLELLVAQAQAEGATRLLTTGAVQSNHCRQTAAAAARLGLACTLVLAGGPEPASGNLLLDRLLGAEVVWTTRERRNADLRTAFEAAQAAGERPFLIPYGGSSPTGAAAYAYALEELLAQGVRPDFIVLASSSGGTQAGLVAGARLLGYTGRILGISVDEPAAVLRQRVADLASEVCTLLGTPQPITADEVWVEDTYAAPGYGVLTAHEAEAIHTFAHLEGLLLDPVYTGRAAGGLLDLARRGVFPPGSTVLFWHTGGTPGLFATRYREGLLDLPSSSL